The DNA sequence TTCTACCTAAAAGCATTGTTGTAATATAACTACATGACTTTCTTTGTCTTATAAATTTGTTTGTCAGCAGAATGCAAACAGAAAGTGCCAGCAAATCAGTCAGTGTCACTCTgttcaaacattttttatttgttgctGACAAACTGCTGAAATActtcttcattttttaaacatatactCAACCAAGACacgttacaaataataaatataaaaactttcaaTACCTTGGACGTAGAGAGGTTCCTCCTGTGCCTGGCGTTGTACCTTTCGAACAGGTTCTGATACTTGGCTGTGTCCACCTCCTTGTCTCCAAAGTCAATGGTGAAAGCCAGCGGAGATTGTAGTGCGCGTGGACTGTCACTGTCGTTTGTCGTCTTCGTAACCGCATTCGCTGTTGCGTCGCTCGTTGTTGGTTGCACGTCGACGGACCCCTCTGCCGTTGCGTCGTGCCCGGGTTCCTCGCCGGTACCGTGGGGCCCCGTATCCAGGGAACTAGCGTCGTCGGCCACCACTCTGGACACCTCCGCCACTTCCATGTTCATTGCCATTTGACATGCCAGCCGTGGACATCCGCAAGTGAGCGACGAACACGGCGCATACGGTATTGTCTTCGTCGAGCGTTCCCGAGAACTCGACGTGACTCGCTTAATGCACGCGGGGGATCACTTCTGTGCACGGTATATCGTAGGATCCGTTGGTGACCGCGAACTCGACACGTCACGTAAAACAACAGCGATCCGATGGTGATCCAGCGGTGAGATCTGGTTGCGAGACAGGTGCACCTATTGTGCGCGTACGCCATTGACTGCCGTCATCGGCGGACCAGCTGTCATTGACACCGCCGTCGGCACCAAAGAGTAGGGTTCATCCGCCGATAACTGTCGCGCCCTCGCACGTAAGATCAGCGGGCctcttttccgcgcgcgaaaagTGAGCGACGTCGCTGAAAAATGACCAGGTAAAGTGAGAGCGTCTCGATTAACGATCTGACCGTTGCGCAACGACTTTTACCGGAAAAGTAAACGGGCTGGAATCGCGTTTAGGAATCTGCATCGCGATCACTTCGCGGAACAGTGCGTCCCAAATTGGAACGCGCGCGGCTTCGGGTTCGTTATGCCGCTTTCGCGAACATCGCAAGCGCGATATATAAAAGGTATAAAAGTATCCGcgtattcaatttaatttactggACGCACACCAGCGCAATTTACGTCGCGAGCGACACGCGACATCCAATAATATCCAATGAAACGTCTCTTTCTACAAGAAAAGCAAAGCCTTCATTGGATATTACGTGTCGCTCGCGACGTAAATCGCGCTGGTATGCATCCAGCATTTGTCACCCGCTATCACGTCATGATAAACTCGCTTTTCTGCGCTCTTTGATAACGATCACGTGACTATTACCTAGTGTAGCATGTTGACACATGTTGACGTGTTGCATATGAAAAAGCATTTTTAGAATTTGTTTAGACGGCGAATTAGtggtgaaattttttataagaccATAATGGAGGCATTATATCACCAAACCAACAAACTAATACAAGAAACTCAACACATTTTCTCACAGCTCGATAAAAGATCGTCCAGCGTGGATGTACAGGAAATGAAGCAAGTTATCGAGGAAAAAATTAGTCTTATCAACAGGTAGCAATagttagaataaattaatttgtttaggaattaattttgcattctACTAAATGGATTTTCCTTAGCAATTGCGAGAGACTTGACGTCCTGTGCCTAAAGGGTCCTATGTCCCAGAGACAGAATAACCGAATGAGAGTGGATCAGCTCAAGTATGACAGTCGTCATCTCAACGCTGCCTTGAATTCGTGGTACAGTCGCATAATAAGACATCAAAAAGAGGAAGCAGAAAGAGAAGCCCTACTGACTAGAAAGTTTACCACAAACGATCATGTAGACATTTTCATTGATCATACTGTACAGCATAATAACAGCTTGCAGAATGCCGTTCACGGCATAGACAACCTGCTGCATCAAGGCAGCAGCGTTTTGGATAATTTGCGATCTCAGAGAATGTCACTGAAGGGAGCCCACAAACGTTTAGTGGACATTGGTAACACTTTGGGCCTTTCCAACACCACTATGAGACTTATAGAGCAACGAGCCAAACAGGatggatttattttaattgcaggGATGACTTTCACCTGCATTGTTATTGTTCTGGTGATAATTTACCTTGCTTAGATtctaaagatattttaattatttaatcaattacaCGATCTATATAACTGTATAATTTTTCTCACGATTGTTAataatacttataaaaaaGATCCGTGAATAGTAAATTATTTggaattatttagaattatttattgtaagaCATATGTTACTAAACGATGGTCAGATAAGCACGAACATAAAATAGTTCTAAAGGTGCAGTTTACTTTctcaacaaataaatatatatatatatattttttttttattttcttctttttttaactgaaCTAGTGCAGTCAGTTCGAGTGCAGAAAACAGATCTAATTTCTCCGAACTAACCTAACAGCTTTTTACTTGCCTTAACCTATCTTTCGAGAACAAAAACACGTGTAAACGTTCAGAGAATACAAGgtgcaattttctttatacaagCCAACATTtctgaatataaaatatttactacGTCTGTAATTTAATACGTTAAGCGATAATATAAACGATAATGGACGAGATGCTGAAAGATGCGCGTTTTGCGCATATTGTAAAGGACCCAAAGTTTCGTCGCATCCCTAAAGCtgagaggaaaataaaaatcgatcgTCGATTCAAAGGCATGTTTAAAGATGAAAAATTCACCGTAAAATATACCGTTGACAAACGTGGAAGACCTGTCGATCGAACCACCACCGAGGATCTCAGGAAGTACTACGATCTGTCGAGCAGCGAGGACGAGAATGATACTGCATCTGCATCGTTTTCTAGCACGAAAGACAGCGAGAAAACAGTAAAAAAGAGCAAGGAGAAGCCAGCAAAGAATATTACATTAAAGATCGATTCTGCGAAAGATTCCTCAAacgaaaagaacaaaaataaaaaaagcaaagatgATTTATTATCGCGCAGGAAAGATTTATCTGGAACAAAAGCAGGAAAGTGTCTTGACGATCATGAATTCTTTGACAATGAGAATGAATCTGAGAATGAATCTTTGGACACTGAGGCTGAATCTGAGAATGAATCTTTGGACATTGAGGCTGAATCTAGCCAGAAAGAACTTTCTCAGGAAGAGCTAGATAGAAATGATAAACAGCTGagtaaaagaaggaaagatgAAAAGAATGAGCTCACCAATAAAATTAAGGATAAACTAAAGGATCTTACTGTAAATTATGCCAGAGGTGAAGGTATTCTGTTAACTGACAGTTCTTCGGAAGAAGAATTGTCTGACGTTAGCGGTAAGctattgtttattttttatttactatttatttGTTCTTAAAGAAAGCTATTTttacatgtaataattttcggTAAAGAACTATggatatatttcatttttattgtaaaagtatGTTTgacgtgattatttttttactcgagTTTCTCAGCGCCGAATCTTTGATGCTCATGTTTTTGCATCGGTCCGACAATAGAGAGAAGTTAGATATAGAGTGCGCGAACCACAGAAAATCAGGTAGTGGGGGTATAACATGCTTAAAGAGAGAGGCATAGCTGAAAGTATCCGACTGTCTTTGTTGGATCGTATGCACGATCCGACAAAGACAATCGGATACTTTCAGCTATGCCTCTCTCTCTAAACATGTTATTCTTTTTCGAGGGGTTCATGCACTCTATATCTAACTTCTCTCTGTCCGACACCGAGATACCTTAGAAATCTCGAAATTCGATTTGATTTAACATGGCTTTTTTAAGATAGAGCATTTAATGCATAAAAgtaaatgtttattatattttagatgaCGAAGAGATTGAACATAATTGGGGCGAATTAGACAAAGAAGCCGAAACGACAGATGAGATCACACGTCGATTAGCTATTTGTAACATGGATTGGGATAGAATACGTGCTGTAGACTTGATGATTTTGTTAAATTCATTCTTACCCAGCGGTGGACTCGTTCATTCAGTTACAGTAATGCCTTCTGCACACTAACATGATTTACGACGCGATGTCCAATACATTAATTTAGAATGCATTTActtattttagatttatcCATCAGAGTTTGGTCTCCAGCGaatgaaagaagaagaaattaatggACCAAAAGAGCTAAGAAATGAAACTCTCGAAAGAGAAGATGAAATAGAAGACGACGTATGACATAATTTTGTAtactttttacatatttaaatgtaaattttcttattaacaATCACataatgttttcttttttatattttttagaatgaGGAAGGTGAAAAATATCATATGGAAAAGTTAAGAcaatatcaattaaatcgattaaaatatttttatgctgTTGCCGAATTTGATTCCGCCGAAACAGCAAACAAAGTGTACACAGAGTGTGATAATGTCGAGTACGAATCAACTGCAACAAAATTAGATCTTAGATTTATACCAGATGATATGACATTTGATCAGGTAACACTTAATCTTTacataaacaatatttttaagtattaagaGACATAAGTTTTATACGTGATGTATGTTGCAGGAATTTAAAGACAAATGTACTGAAATTCCGGAACCCGTAAAATATCAGCCAAGAGAATTTACCACAACAGCCTTGCAACAAGTTAAAGTTCAATTAACATGGGACGAAACAAATCCAGATCGGCAGGAATTTAcacagaaattaaattcaggaAAATTACAAGATATCGATGAAAATGACCTACAAACGTATTTGGCCAGCGGTAGTGAGAGTGACTCGGGTATGATAtcgttattttactttttacatgtcattatattatgtaataaatatgaacttattatttttgtattttagaTACAGAAGAAAAGGTAGACGTATCTGTAAAAACACACGACGATTTAGAATCTGAGACAAATTTTGATGTAATTGGAAAGTACAAGTCTTTACTGAGAAATAttgaagaggaggaagaggcaaaaaagaataaagatgTCGAGTTAGAATTTACATGGGGTTTAGGTGCTAAAGAAAAAGCTGAAAAATTAGTCAAAGAGAGAATGAACAAGAAAGAAGAGCTCACACCTTTCGAGCAATATCTAGAAAAACGCaaagcgaaaagaaaagctaaaaaagaagaaaagaaaaaacttaaaGAAGAACGTCCGGAAAGCGATTCAACAGATTCTTTACTATCTGATGTGGATAcgaataataaacattttgcGAACGAATTAGAAGATAGTAAATCATCATTGCGTAAAAAATCAAAAGAGAATGACAATACTAGTGTTGTTGATTCATCGAACGAGGGGAAGAAAGATCAAGTTAAAGCTGAATTGGAGTTGCTTTTGATGGATCAAAACGAAGACGGCAAAAAGCATTTCAATATGAAGcaaattgaagaaaatgcGACTATGTCGAAGTCTAAAAGAAAACGtcttgataaaaagaaaaatgtggaAGAAAAAGCGGCAGAAGATGATTTCGAAGTTAACGTTAAAGATCCAAGATTTGCTGCTTTGTTTACGtcgcattattttaatattgatccCGCAGATCCGCATTACAGAAAGACGAAGGGTACAGAAGCTTTAGTTAACGAGAAATTAAAGAGAAGAGCTAATAATGAAGCATGCAAAG is a window from the Cardiocondyla obscurior isolate alpha-2009 linkage group LG01, Cobs3.1, whole genome shotgun sequence genome containing:
- the Membrin gene encoding Golgi SNAP receptor complex member 2 translates to MEALYHQTNKLIQETQHIFSQLDKRSSSVDVQEMKQVIEEKISLINSNCERLDVLCLKGPMSQRQNNRMRVDQLKYDSRHLNAALNSWYSRIIRHQKEEAEREALLTRKFTTNDHVDIFIDHTVQHNNSLQNAVHGIDNLLHQGSSVLDNLRSQRMSLKGAHKRLVDIGNTLGLSNTTMRLIEQRAKQDGFILIAGMTFTCIVIVLVIIYLA
- the LOC139104756 gene encoding ESF1 homolog; the protein is MDEMLKDARFAHIVKDPKFRRIPKAERKIKIDRRFKGMFKDEKFTVKYTVDKRGRPVDRTTTEDLRKYYDLSSSEDENDTASASFSSTKDSEKTVKKSKEKPAKNITLKIDSAKDSSNEKNKNKKSKDDLLSRRKDLSGTKAGKCLDDHEFFDNENESENESLDTEAESENESLDIEAESSQKELSQEELDRNDKQLSKRRKDEKNELTNKIKDKLKDLTVNYARGEGILLTDSSSEEELSDVSDDEEIEHNWGELDKEAETTDEITRRLAICNMDWDRIRAVDLMILLNSFLPSGGLVHSVTIYPSEFGLQRMKEEEINGPKELRNETLEREDEIEDDNEEGEKYHMEKLRQYQLNRLKYFYAVAEFDSAETANKVYTECDNVEYESTATKLDLRFIPDDMTFDQEFKDKCTEIPEPVKYQPREFTTTALQQVKVQLTWDETNPDRQEFTQKLNSGKLQDIDENDLQTYLASGSESDSDTEEKVDVSVKTHDDLESETNFDVIGKYKSLLRNIEEEEEAKKNKDVELEFTWGLGAKEKAEKLVKERMNKKEELTPFEQYLEKRKAKRKAKKEEKKKLKEERPESDSTDSLLSDVDTNNKHFANELEDSKSSLRKKSKENDNTSVVDSSNEGKKDQVKAELELLLMDQNEDGKKHFNMKQIEENATMSKSKRKRLDKKKNVEEKAAEDDFEVNVKDPRFAALFTSHYFNIDPADPHYRKTKGTEALVNEKLKRRANNEACKVENDKLSKKSKTDEKLPTELQALVKSVKRKTQNMSQSIK